The following coding sequences lie in one Listeria ivanovii subsp. londoniensis genomic window:
- a CDS encoding acyl carrier protein codes for MAEVLEKVTKIIVDRLGVEESKVTLEASFKDDLGADSLDVVELVMELEDEFGVEISDDDAANINSVGDAVKYIEENA; via the coding sequence ATGGCAGAAGTATTAGAAAAAGTTACCAAAATCATCGTAGACCGTTTAGGCGTCGAGGAATCCAAAGTAACTTTAGAAGCTTCCTTCAAAGACGATCTAGGTGCAGATTCTCTAGACGTTGTTGAATTAGTAATGGAACTTGAAGACGAGTTCGGAGTTGAAATCTCTGATGACGACGCTGCGAACATTAACTCAGTTGGTGATGCAGTGAAGTACATAGAGGAAAACGCATAA
- the fabG gene encoding 3-oxoacyl-[acyl-carrier-protein] reductase: MTLQGKVAVVTGGSRGIGRDIAIKLAKEGANIFFNYNGSPGAAEETAKLVAEHGVEVEIMKANVAITEDVDAFFKQAIERFGRIDILVNNAGITRDNLLMRMKEEEWDDVININLKGTFLCTKAVTRTMMKQRAGKIINMASVVGLIGNAGQANYVASKAGIIGLTKTTARELAPRGINVNAIAPGFITTEMTDKLDDKTKEAMLAQIPLGEYGTTEDIANAVLFLASDASKYITGQTLSVDGGMAM, encoded by the coding sequence ATGACTTTACAAGGAAAAGTAGCAGTAGTAACAGGTGGATCACGAGGAATTGGTCGTGATATTGCCATCAAATTAGCAAAAGAAGGAGCAAATATTTTCTTCAACTATAACGGTAGCCCAGGTGCGGCGGAAGAAACCGCGAAATTAGTTGCCGAGCATGGCGTAGAAGTAGAAATAATGAAAGCAAATGTTGCTATCACAGAAGATGTAGATGCCTTCTTCAAACAAGCAATCGAGCGTTTTGGACGGATAGATATTTTAGTAAATAATGCAGGGATTACTCGGGATAATTTATTAATGCGTATGAAAGAAGAGGAATGGGATGATGTTATTAATATCAACCTAAAAGGAACTTTCCTTTGTACAAAGGCAGTAACTCGTACAATGATGAAACAACGTGCAGGTAAAATTATCAATATGGCATCAGTGGTTGGATTAATTGGTAATGCTGGACAAGCTAATTATGTGGCAAGTAAAGCTGGTATTATCGGCTTAACTAAAACAACTGCCCGGGAATTAGCTCCACGTGGAATTAATGTAAACGCAATTGCACCTGGTTTTATTACCACTGAAATGACAGATAAGCTAGATGATAAAACAAAAGAAGCTATGCTTGCGCAAATTCCACTTGGCGAATATGGCACAACCGAAGATATCGCGAATGCGGTTCTATTCCTTGCAAGCGACGCATCGAAGTATATTACTGGTCAAACACTATCCGTTGATGGCGGAATGGCCATGTAA
- the rnc gene encoding ribonuclease III, which yields MNQWEELQESVGFYFEDVELLKQAFTHSSYVNEHRRENVKDNERLEFLGDAVLELTVSDYLFNKYPDMAEGHMTKMRAAIVCEPSLVEFAEVVHFSKYVRLGKGEEKAGGRTRPALLADVFESFIGALYLDNGIAKVVTFLERIIFPKIDAGAYLETVDYKTQLQEIVQRDRDVLIEYDILGETGPAHNKAFDAQVIVNGQVLGKGSGRTKKQAEQSAAQFAINQLTHR from the coding sequence ATGAATCAGTGGGAAGAATTACAGGAAAGTGTTGGTTTTTATTTTGAAGATGTGGAGTTATTAAAACAAGCATTCACGCACTCTTCTTATGTGAACGAACACCGCAGGGAGAATGTAAAAGATAACGAGCGTCTTGAGTTTCTTGGAGATGCAGTACTAGAGCTTACTGTCTCTGATTACTTGTTTAACAAATACCCAGATATGGCAGAGGGGCACATGACAAAAATGCGTGCAGCAATTGTTTGCGAGCCGTCTTTAGTCGAATTTGCTGAAGTAGTTCATTTCTCCAAATATGTTCGACTAGGTAAAGGGGAAGAAAAAGCTGGCGGAAGAACAAGACCTGCGCTTCTTGCTGATGTATTTGAATCATTTATTGGGGCGCTTTATTTAGATAATGGGATTGCCAAAGTAGTAACATTTTTAGAAAGAATTATTTTCCCGAAAATTGATGCGGGAGCTTATTTGGAAACGGTCGATTACAAAACACAACTACAAGAAATCGTCCAACGCGACCGTGATGTATTAATTGAATATGATATCCTCGGAGAAACAGGTCCGGCGCATAATAAAGCTTTTGATGCTCAAGTCATTGTTAATGGACAAGTACTTGGCAAAGGAAGCGGCAGAACGAAAAAACAAGCAGAACAAAGTGCGGCACAATTTGCAATAAACCAACTGACACACAGATAA